From a single bacterium genomic region:
- a CDS encoding type II toxin-antitoxin system PemK/MazF family toxin yields MIVCDRGDVVLVGFVFADEPGRKLRPAVVVSARAYHQAWRDIIVAAITSNVQRRLPGDHLIAGWKEAGLLFPS; encoded by the coding sequence GTCGTTCTAGTAGGATTCGTGTTCGCCGATGAGCCGGGGAGGAAACTGCGCCCCGCCGTCGTGGTCAGCGCGCGCGCCTATCACCAGGCCTGGCGCGACATCATCGTGGCCGCCATCACCAGCAACGTGCAGCGCCGGCTTCCCGGCGATCACCTGATCGCCGGGTGGAAGGAAGCCGGGCTGCTCTTTCCGTCGTAG